From Prosthecobacter vanneervenii:
TGGCCTCCTGTGCCGTCCCGCCCCGCCAAGCCTGGCAGCAGATCCAGACTCAGGGTCTCTTCTCTTATTACATGGGAAATGAGAGCCGCCCGCTGGGTGCTGGAAACCGCAGCACTCCTGTAGTCGTGCAGAGCAACACCCCTGCTCAGACTCCTGCTGCTCCTGTCGTGGGTCCTGACCGCCCTGCCACCCCCCCACCGGCCATGCTGAATGCTTCCACCATGCCCGTGGCGCAGACAGTCCCAGACCTTCCCGGTTATGTACGCACTCCCTTCACCAATCCGCCGCGTCTTGTGGATGTGCGTGGCATGGCTGCGGGCTCCAAGGTGGTGTGCCCCTATACCCAGCGTCCCTTCCTGGTGCCTGGCAGTGTGAGCGCCACCAGCGTGGCCTCCAGCCGCCCGAAAACTCCGGCTGAGCCAGAGCGTCCACGCACCACGCCTCCAGTGGAAGCCAACACCAATGTGGCCGCAATGACCAAGCCCGCGCCTTCTGCCCCGAGCACACCGGCTCCCGTCACAGCACCTACCACCGCCGCTCCTGAGCTGCCGTATGGTACCGCCATCGCCGGCCGCCCCGGTTTTGTGAACAGCCCCTATGCCGCCAAGCATCAGCTGGTGGACGTAACCGGCCTCCCTGTCGGTATGGAAGTGAAGTGCCCCTACACCGGCAAGCTCTTCCGCGTTCCTCCGCAGTAGGCTCCGGCTTTACCCAGCATTGCTCAATCACCCGCCCCGTCTGGAAAAAATCCGGACGGGGCTTTTCATTTTTTATCTGCGTGTACCGTGATTTGCCTTCACGCCACAACATGCGATGATGGCGCGCAATGGAATTCCCCACTGGCCCGTTGACCCTTGCGGGCCGCACGTTTTTACATTTTCTGGTCTATCTCGGGCAGCTCACCTCACTGATGAAGGAGCTGTCGATTGCCGTGCGCTCCGGTGTCTGGAGGCTGCGGCTGGTGGCGCAGCAGATTGTCTCCATCGGCTATGGTTCCCAGGCGGTGGTGATAGTGACCGGCGCCTTCACCGGGGCGGTGTTCACGTTTCAGAGCTACGCCAAGTTCAAAGATTTTGGCTTTGAGACGACGGTGGGCGCCGTGGTGTCTGTGGCGCTGTGCCGTGAGCTGGGACCAGTGCTGGCCGGACTGATGGTGGCAGGCCGTGTGGGTGCGGCGATGGCTGCCGATATCGGCACCATGAAGGTCACGGAGCAGGTGGACGCACTGCGCGTCATGGGCGTGCATCCGGTGGACTATTTGGTGCTGCCGCGCTTTCTGGCCATGATGGTCTCCATGCCCTTCCTGGTGGCGGAGAGCATTTCCTTTGGTCTCTTTGCCTCGTATCTGGTCACGAGCTTTGGCTATGACATGCCTTCGGCATGGTATCTGACCCACATGCTCGACCACACCAACATGGAGGATCTCAGCATCGGCATGATCAAAGGTTTTGTCTTCGGCATGCTGATCACTCTGATCTCCTGCCATCAGGGGCTGAATGCAGAAAATGGTGCCGTGGGTGTGGGCGCAGGTACCACGCGTGCTGTGGTGATCTCATCGCTGGTGATGCTGATCGTGAATTTCTTTCTTTCCATCCTGCTGAACTACGTCTTTCCCATCGGGACCGTCTAAGCCCATGGCTGAATCCTCCTCCAACATGACGAAGCCTGCACCCGCAGAAAGCGGACGTGCCTTCATTGAACTGATCAATGTCAGCAAGCGTTTCGGCAGCCAGGTGGTGCTCGACAACGTCAATCTCTCCCTGCAGCATGGGGAGACACTCTGCATCATCGGCCCCAGCGGCGAGGGCAAAACCGTCACGCTCAAGCACATCATCGGCCTTCTCAAGCCCGACAGCGGAGATATCTACGTGGACGGCATGCACGTGAATCGCCTCAAGGAGCGCGAGATGGCGCCCATTCGTCAGAAGGTCAGCATGCTTTTCCAGGGCGGCGCGCTCTTTGACAACCTGACTGTGGAGCAAAACGTGGCCTTCCCGCTGCTGGAGCATGGCCTCCGGGACCGTGAAGAGATCGACCGCCGGGTGCGGGCCGCGCTGCAGGCCGTAGATTTGGACGAGCACCGCTTCAAATACCCCACCAGTCTCTCTGGTGGCATGCGTAAGAGAACCGGCATCGCCCGCGCCATCATCGACCGCAGCGAGTGCATCCTGTACGACGAGCCCAACTCGGGCCTCGACCCTATCGGCTCGGACATCATTGACCAGATGATCCTGCGCATGCAGCGCCGCTACAAAGTGACCTCCGTCATCGTCACGCATGACATGCGCAGCATCTTCAAGATCGCCAACCGTGTGGCCATGCTCTACCGTGGCCAGATCCGCTTCCTCGGCACGCCCCAGGAGCTGCGGGATTCCCAAGATCAGATCGTGCAGGACTTCATCAATGGCCGCTCTGACGTGACCGGCTGACCTGCCGCATAGCTTTCTTCATCCTCATTCCACTTCATCATCTCATGATCGACAGCGACAAAAAAACCGAAATGCTCGTCGGGCTTTTCATGTTCGTCGGGCTTCTTCTGCTCGGCGGCCTCATCCTCATGTTTGGGCGTGTGCGCGAGGTCTTCAAGGACACCTACCATCTTCGCGTGGCGTTTCCAAACGCTGCCGGCATCAAGGAGGGCTCTCCGATCTTCCTCGGCGGCTCCCGCGTGGGCAAGGTGGACAAGAAACCGCAGCTCAATGACACCTTCACCGGCGTTATCCTGGATCTTGAGCTCTTCAAGGACGTGATGATCCCTGCGGACGCCTCCTTTGCCATCGGCTCCGCAGGCCTGATGGGAGATGCGCTGGTGGAGATCAAGCCCACCGGCAAGCAGACAAGCGCCTTCCTCCCGCATGACCTCGACAAGGTCATCGAAGGTGAAAAGGGCGGTGGTCTCAACGACCTGCAAAGCCAGGCTGAAAAGGTGGGCAAAAAAGTGGATGTGGTGCTGGATGACGTGCGCACCGCACTCAAGGATGTCCAGGGCGCCATGGGCAAGGTGAACAAAGAAGCGCTCTCAGACACGACGATCCAACACTTCAAAGAGGGCATCGAGCATCTGAACAACACGCTCAAACGGGTGGATGAAAAAGTGCTGGGAGACGAAAACTCCCTGGCTCTCAAGACAGCTCTGGCAGACTTCAAAGCCGCGGCAGCCAGCTTCAAGGTGGCCGCCAAAAACGTGGAGGAATCCTCCGCCAAGCTCGGACCCATGTTAGACAAGCTGGACCCTGCCATCGCCAAGGCCGACAAAGTCATGACCACGGCGGATGAATCTCTGCAGTCCATCAAGAAGGCCGCTGACAGCTTTGCCCTGGCCGCCTCTAACATCACCACCGGCAAGGGTCTGCTGGGCGCGCTCATGAACGACGAGCGCCTCATGACCGACTTCCGCGACCTGATTTACAACTTCAAGGTCAACGGCCCGCTCTGGTACAAGGACACCGCCGAAAGGCTGCGTGCGGAAGAAGCCAAGAAGCTGCATCCCGAGGAGTCCCAGCCGAAGCGTGGTATCTTCAGGTAAAAAGTATACGCTATGGCGGAGAGGGCTCGTCCCGATGCTTCGAGCCGTCGCAGAATCAATTCATCCAACGTTTTGATGGCCGGCTGGGCCGCGTGGTGTCGTGGTTGAGTTGACGGTATCTTGACGAGCCAGCTGCTCCCAAACCATGATTACGGTGTGCCGAAGATCAGGCGCATAAAGCGGCGGGTGGTATTGCCGCTGCTGAGGGTATCGCGAGCGCGCACGGTCTGCACAGGACCGTCTGTGATGACTTCCAGCGTGACTGGGTTCCAGCTGCCGAATGAGTCAGTGGACTCTGCAGAGTAGGTGACGTCCGGCAGGGCCTTGGGCCGGGTGAAGATGAGCGTGAGTCCGTTGGCATCCACCGTAGGCTGCGGTGGTGTATTGCGTGCCAGCGGATCAGTGCCCATGGCGTACTCTGCCAGATTTTTCACGCCATCGCCATCCGGGTCTGCATTGTCGGCGGAAAGACCTGCGGAGATCTGGCCGGCGGTGAAGTGCTGTGACTTCCAGCTGCTGGAACTCTGCCCCTGGATGACGAGTGTGCCGCCCTGGGTGCCGGTGTAGTTGGTGTCGGAGATGCTGGCCGCCACCGTGTAGCTGCCGAAGCCGGAGGGCGCGGTGGAGGATCCGTTGTAGGTGATGTTGACCGTCAGCCCCACAGGCGTGGTCACCGCAGTGACGGGCTTGGCTGCGCCATCGTAGACTTGAGTGAGGCCGCTGAGCGCGATACTGGCGGTGGCCTGTGCTACGTTCAGGGTGCCGTTGGCGGTGCCCTGATAGTTGGTGTCGTTGATCGTGGCGACAATAGGATAGCTGCCAGCGTTGGTGGGTGCGCTGGAAGAGCCGTTGTAAGTGTAGGTAACCGTAAGGCCATTAGGCGTCGTGGTGGAGGTGACGGTCCTGGCAGTGCCGTTGTAGGTCTGAGAAAGACTGCCAAGACTGATGCTACCGCTGGCTTTGGAGATGGTGAGTGTGCCGTTGGCGGTGCCCTGATAATTGGTGTCGTTGATGGTGGCGACAACAGGATAGCTGCCAGCGTTGGTGGGAGCAGTGGAGGAGCCGTTGTAAGTGTAGGTCACCGTGAGGCCGTTGGGTGTTGTCGTGGAGGTGACACTCTTGGCGGTGCCGTCGTAGGTTGGAGAAAGACTGCCAAGGCTCACTGTTGCAGTCGCTTTGGCGATGGTCATGCTGCCGGTGGCGGAGCCTTGGTAGTTGGTGTCATTGATGGTCCCCACCACCGTATAGGTTCCGGCGTTGGTGGGAGCAGTGGAAGAGCCGTTGTAGGTATAGGTGACTGTGAGGCCGCTAGGTGTGGTGGTGGACGTGGCGGTCTTGGCGGTGCCGTCGTAAGTGGGGGAAAGACCGCCTAAATTCACAGTGCCACTGAGTTTGGGCACGGTGATACTAAAACTCTGAGTGGTTGTGCCGTTGCTATTGGTGGCTGTTACGACTCCACTGTAGGTGCCTGCGGTGCTGCAGGTGCCGGAGATGACACCTGCAGAGCTTAGGGTCAGTCCCGCTGGCAGTGCTCCTGACGTGACAGAGAAAGTCGGCACAGGATAGCCGGTTGCAGTATAGGTGAAAGAATAAGCGGAGCCCACTGCACCATTGGCGCTAGGCGCTGCACTGGTAATGGAGGGGGCTTGATTCACGGTCACTGCAAAAGTCTGCGACACAGTGTTTCCATCCAGATCTGTTGCGGTGACGGTCACATTGCTCTGACCGCCAGCCACGCCATTGATCTGCAGGTTGGTGCCGCTGATGCTGGCGCTGACGGCTGAAGAGTTGGTGTTGCCGGTGACACTGTAACTCAGCACGGCCACGGGGGCAGCGGAGGTGATGGTGACCATCTTTGTCGTATCCATCGTGGAGCCACTGGTCACCGGCCAGTTGGTCAGCGAGGTGTTGGCGGTGCCGTCCACATTCACCGTGCTGCTTACTGTGGGCAGGGCTGCGATGGCGTTGGCTGTGGTCATGCCGCTGCCAGCCACACGCGCAAAAACGGTGAAGCCACCGTTTTGGTTGTCCAGGTTGCTGCTGTTGTCCGCCAGATTGACAAAAAACTGGTCTGTGGCGCTGTTGGGGTCAGAGCCCAGCTTGGCCATGGCCACAGTGCCTGTCAGGTTGGAGATGCCGGGCTCATTGGTGGGAGACGCGGTCGTGGTAATGGAGGTGAAATTGTTTGGCGATGACAGTACCTTGAAGCCCCCCCCTTGAATGACGAATCCGGGCACAGAGCGGTGAAACACAGCCCCGTTGTAGTTTCCGCTGTAGCTGGCGTTGTTGACGTAGCTGAGGAAATTCGTCACCGTGTTCGGTGTGGCGGTGTTGTAGAGAATGAAGTCCATGTTCCCCATGTTGGTGATGAGGCGCACGGCGGATTCAGAGTCGGGATCTGAAAATTTGTCTGTGAGGGAGATGGAGGTGTTGCCGCCGCTGGCCAGCGTCTGGCTGCTGATAGTGGTGCCGGTCAATGGCGCGGCAGGGGCTCGGATGATTCGAAGTTTGAGCGTGTTATTGGTGGTCCATCCGCTGCTAAACGTGGCCGTCATCGGGCAGCTGAACACGCCTGTCACCGTTGGTGTGCCGGAGACGAGCCCTGTGCTGCTGTTGAAAGTGAGGCCGGTGGGCAGGCCCGTGATGCTCCACGAAGTGCGCGAGGATGCCGTGCTGACGGTTGCTTGATAAGAGAAGGCCTGGTTGTAGGTGATAGGCTGGTAGGTGCGACTGGTGAAGCCGTCCTTGGTGGTTGTTGTAGCGGTGTTGCTGGCCGAGGAAAGGATGACTGAGGTGCTCTGATAGGCGGCATACACCTGGAAGTCATAGGCGGTGCCGGGGTTGAGGCCAGTTACGCTATACGAGGTTGCGTTTGCAGCCGTGTAGTTAAGCAAGGTATAGCTGCCTGTTCCGCTGCTGCGGTAATAGACCGCATAGCCACCCTCAGCGGCAGAGTTGTCCGTCCAAGCCAGGTTCACCGTGCTCTCAGAGGCGGTGGTGGCCGTGAGGCCGGTGGGCGCAAAGAAGGGTGTGGTGACAGACACCGTGTTGGAATAGGAAGTGTAGGCCGTGGGACTGGCGGACGTGCCCTGGAAGCCACGAATGCGGAACTGATAGGCCGTGCCCGGAGCCAGGCCGGGGAAGTTCACATTGGAGAGGCTGGCACCTGTGTTTCCTCCTGAGACGAAACCGGTGGAGGCGGGGTTGTATTCGTAGAAATAGCCCGCCTCGGAGTAGGAGTTGTCCACAACCGCGAAGCGCACGGTGGATTCATTAGTGATCGTGGTCGTGGCGATCACCGGCGTGCTGAAGGATGCGGGCGTGACGGTGATGGTATTGGTGTAGCTGGTGCTGTTGCCTGCGTTGAAGGCTCCGACGTAGGCGCATACCTGGAAGGTGTATGTGGTGCCGGCCGACAACGTGAGTCCGACGTATACAGTACCCTTACTGGCGCTGGTAGTAGAGGTCACCTGAAAGTGCTGTGTGCCACTGCCGTTTACCGTGTAGGCAAAGTCAAAACCGGTTTCATCGGTGGAGTTGTCGTCAAAGCTGAAATAGACAACACTCGCACTGTCTTGGACGGCTGCGCCGAGTGCGGCTGGAGCGCCATTGGGCACACCTGCGAAAGAGGGCGAAGCGCAAAAAAGCGCCAGAAAGCTGATGACGAGAAAGCGCAAACCCCGGAGGGAGAGAATGCTGGAGACCATGATTTGGAGGATTTTTGGGGGAGGGCGGCGAGAGTAACCGCAATGGCCCGACGGCGTCAATCACAGAGGGGCGGACCATGGTGGCGGTGCCCTCTACCTGACATCCCTGCGCGGCAAATGTTCACCACTTTGATGCTGAATAGGCTGAACCTTTAATATTCGGCACTCCCGACGGAAACCCCGGACGGCAGGAGCATGGAGCACTATCCCCAGGCAGAACTTGAAACCTTGAAGATATTTCCGGCCACGCTGCGCTGTGTGACGAAACTTTTACACGCCGAGCTAGGCCAGCACTTCGTGCAGCATCTGCTCGTCTTCCTGCAGCTCCTCCAGAATGAGCGCACGCAGGCGGCGTTTGGCGCGATGCAGGGCGGTGCGCAGGGAGCCTTTCATGGGCTGAGCTGCGCGGCAGCCTTTGACGATCTGGTCTTCCAGGCAGCTCCACACATCAGGATGCCCCTGGGCATGCAGCTCCGCACAGCAGGAGTGCAGCGCACGCTCGATCGCGCCACGGGCCCAGTCGCGGTCCATCTCGTGGTCCGGTGCGGGATGTGAGTCTGCCACGTCGATGTTTTCGCCATTTTCATCGCTGAGGGAAAAGCACACGGCACCGCCACCACGACGCTGCCGGGTGCGGTGCTGCCACCGCTTGATGAGGTGGGTGCGCAGTCGTGCAAACAGGAAGGCAGCCTGCTCTCCATGATCCACAATGGCGGCGGCGCGCTCGTGCTGGCCCTGGGCCACCAGTTTGGCAAAGAGCTCCTGCACAGCGTCCTCGGCGTCGTGCATCTCACAGCCGCGTGCCCTGGCAAAGGCGCAGAGCACCGGCCAGTGGCGGCGGTAAAGCTGAGAGGTGGCGGCGAGGGCGGAGGTATCGGTGGTGTAGCTGCTGCTGGTAGCGTGGTCTTCTCCGAGGTGCATGGCGTGCGTGGGTTGTTTCTTTGAAGCATTTGAGCCGCACGGCATGACGCCAGCCTGCGGCGGAACATTAATTGGCATTTATCTTCGTGCGCACTGCGCCGTGCCGGGTGAAACTCCCCGCAGATACTCCTTCCCCTCCCGGCATGAGCGCCCCGGCCAACACCCGCAGCTTCCGTACCCGCCTGGCCCTGCAGACCATCGTCGTCGCAGGCGCCTTGGTGGCGGGCTTTGGCACCGCTGCATGGTGGTATGCCAGCCGCACGCTGGAGCGCAGCGTGGACGACCGCATCATCGCCCCCGCTCAGCGTGTGTGGAACCGCATCGACCCCTACACCACAGATGCACAATTCAAGATGATCGCCGACCTTGTCTTCGGCACTTCCCCGGACCGTAATTCCACGCATGCCGCCCTCGTGGTACAGGAGCATGCGCAGGGTAAGACGCTTTTCGCAACGCCCAATGCGCCGAAAGATCTGGATGTGTATTTCCGCAGCTGCTTTCCCACGGCCGAGGAAATCCAGCGTGCGCCGCAGGGGCCGCATCCTGGAGGTGCAGGTGGCCCGCCCGGTCCTCCAGGGAGCAGGCGGCGCGAGCCCCCGCCGCCGCGCGGTGGCGGTGGGTTTGACGAGCTGCTTGGCACCCCTGGCTATGACCTCGGACGGCCGCCACCACCGGACGACGAACTGCCCTTCCGCCCGCAGATGCCCATGGTGCGGGAGCCCACCACTTTTACTGCTCGCTCCGGAGGCATCGACTGGCGTTTTGGCGCTTTCAGCAGCCCCAGCTACACCATCTTTGTGGGCCTCTCTCTCACCGACGTCTATGCTGAGATCAACCGCATGGCATGGTGGTACGTGAGCGCCGGTGCGCTGGGGCTGGCTCTGGCGGGCCTCGGTGCACTGTGGACCTCCAGGCAGGCCATGCGCCCGCTGGAGCGCGTGGTGGGGACCGCACAGCGTCTCACGGCCAGCGATCTCGCCGAACGCATCCCGCTGCAAAAGGATGACAACCGCGAATTCGCCCAGCTCATTGACGTGCTCAATGGCATGATGCAGCGCCTGGAGGCCAGCTTTCAGCAGGCCGTGCGCTTCACGGCAGACGCCTCCCACGAGCTCAAGACGCCGCTGGCCATCATGCTGGCGGATCTGGACGATGCCGTGCGCCATTCCACCCCTGGCAGCACTGAGCACGAGCGCTTTACCTCGCTCTTTCAGGAGGCCACACGCCTCAAGCAGATCACCCAGAGCCTGCTGCTTCTCTCTCAGGCAGACGCGGGCCGTCTGCCCACCCATCCAGAAACCTACGACCTCAGCACAGATCTTGAGCGCCTCATCGAGGACGGAGAAATTTTGTGCGAGCAGGCCGGGCTCAAGCTGGAGCACCACATCCAGCCCGGCATCTCGGTGCATGCAGATCGTGCGCTGCTGCAGCAGGTATTTCAAAATCTGCTCAGCAATGCAGTTAAGTACAACCGCCCCGGCGGCAGTGTCTCACTCAGCCTTTCACGCCAGGATGGGATGATGGTTTTCACCGCTCTCAACACCGGCCCCGGTATCCCTGCGGAAAATCAGCAGCGTCTTTTTGAGCGCTTCTTCCGTGGAGACAAAGCCCACACACGCCAAAAAGACGGCTTCGGTCTCGGCCTCAACATCGCCACCGAACTCGCCCGTGCCAACGGTGCCGACCTTCGTCTGGTGAGCTCGAAGGAGGACGAAACGATCTTCGAGGTTCGAATGCCTGCGCAGGCCGAGATGGTGGCGGCGTGATGCTAAATTGTCAGAGCCAAGTCTGCCCCGGTTATTTTTTGCCCATAATACCTGTGGCAGTCTTATTTTTAAATGCTGGTGCGGCAAGGATTTCCCACGTAGCCTCCGGGTTCTCGCGCCTTTGCATGACGCCAGGTTCAGCGGGCACGAGCCCTCGTTTTTTATTCGGCAGGCCCTGTGCTTCTTTCCAGGCATCCATCATGAAGTCGGCCATTCCCGCATACCATTCTAGATCAGGGTTAGGGTACATTTCCCCGTCTGCTAACTTCGCTTTATGATCAAGAGCTGATGTGATCGTAATCTGCATAAGCTTGCTGCCAGTCAGTCCAAAGACCATAAACCCTCTGATGCACAGGAGGTCGAATCCCCGAGGATTTTGAAAAAACAGCCCCGGCGTCCTGGCAATCACTGAAGTCCGGGAGATTCTATGCCAAAGCGCATCATGGGCAGTCTGAGAATCAGCATACTCGTGAAACTCAAAAAGGACGAGGGCTCTGACCTTCGAATCTTTTGGAAAGTCAATTTGGAAACCAGTGCGCATCGAGGAGGAATCCGTTCGAATAGCCTTAGAATCGTCAGCCGGTGCATTTGTTGCAGGCTTTACACTTGGATTAAAAAAGATGTTATAATCGCTTTGTGTGGGATGGAGGTTTGTTAACCGATCCGCCAGGACGGTTTGGAGATTTGCATAAGCATTGAAGCGAGCATCCTCTCCATGGATCAGTCGGGTGGAAAACAAGGCACCTACAATTACCAAAGTTAATTTGGCCGCCATGATCATGACTAGATTTTGTTTAAAAGGTGCCTGGATGCGAATGCTGCGTTCTTCGCCGCAATGAGGGTGGAAGGCTCTTTTCTTTACCGAAACAGCTTCGGCGTGAAGTCGGTGAGATACTGACGCCACACGGGCCAGGAATGATCTCCTGCGGTCTCGTGCCATTCGTGGTTGATGCCGCTGGACTTGAGCTTGTCGATGAGCTGATGATTGCGCTCCAGCAGGAAGTCTTTTTCTCCGCAGGCGATCCACAGCAGCTTCAGTTTTGCATTCGTGCCCGAGGCGTCATTGAGAGCGGGCTTGATTTCGTTTTCATCCACTGCGCCGCTGAAGGAGCCGATCCAGGCAAAGCGGTCGAGATTTGTCATGCCGATGCTCAGGGCCTGCCAGCCGCCCATGCTGAGGCCGGCGAGGGCGCGTTGCGTACGGTCTTTGGACACACGGTAGTGGCTTTCCACCAGAGGGATGGCATCGGTGAAGAGTTCGTCCTTGAAGGCGGCCAGAGAGAGTGCGCGGCGGTCGGCCATGTCCCGTGGCACCTGGCCGAGCGGGTGACCGTCGATCATGAGGATGATCATGGGCTGCGCTTTGCCTGCAGCGATGAGGTTGTCGAGAATCCAGTGTGCCTTGCCATGCTGCACCCAGGTCTCGTGGCGGTCGCCGGAGCCGTGCTGCAGCACAAAGAGCGGGTACTCTTTCGGTGCACCGGACTCATAGCCGGGCGGGGTGTACACCCAGGCACCGCGTTGTTTTTTGAGTGCCTTGGAGAGGTAGATGTGCTGATGCACGGTGCCGTGGGGCACCTCCTGAAAATCCCACGGCGCAGGCGGGCTGGCGGGAATGTGCAGGATGCTGGAGGTGGGGCTGCGCTGGGGCTTCTGTGCCGTGTTGGCGGGGTCGATCATGCTGAGCTCATCCATCACCAGGCTGTACTCCCAGACGCCTGCGGGCACGCTGGGCACCGCCAGAGTCCAGACGCCATCTTCGCCCTTGGTCATGGCCACGGTCTTGCGGTCCCACTGGCCTCTCACGGCCACGTTTTGAGCCTTGGGCGCACGCAGGCGGAAGGTCACGCTGCTGCCATCCTCCGCGATTTCGGGGGAGATGACGGGGCCGCTTTTCTGTGCCAGAGCGGCACAGTGGCAGGTGAAAAGAAACGCGAGGCTAAGGAGGTGCTTCATAGGAGACTCGATGCTGACATAACGGACAGTTAAAGGGAAGACTGGAATATGGATACCACAGTGAGAGGGGGGATATTGTTGAATAGGGGCGGCTGGTGGGCGTCCAACTCAAATAACAACCCACTGTGGTTATGAAAACAAAACTCCTCCTCCTCGTGGCGGCTGTGGTTGCCGCCACCTCTCTGAGCTCATGCTATGTGCCGGGCTACTACGGCTACAGCAACAACTACTACCGACCGTGGGGCTACTACGGCGGGTACGGCATCTACAACAACTACTACGGCCGCCCTGGCTACGCTTACGGCGGCTATCGCGGGCCTTACTTTGGCCGCCCTGCCTACGGCGGTTATCGGCCAGGCTTTGGTGGCTACCATGGTGGCTTTGCCCACACGGGTGGTTTCCACGGCGGCTATCATGGCGGTGGTTTCCACGGCTGGCACCACTGATGCAAATGGCTGCAAGCAGATCATCCCCGGCACTAGGGGCATGATCTGTCCGATCTCACATGCCGCATGCACTCATGCGGCATGTGCTTTTTTCGCAGGTGCGTTTGAGCCAGTTCAGGTGCCGCAGAAGGTCTGATACTCGCCGGGACCAACGCCTGAGGGAGTGGTGTACTCGGCGGGCAGCGTGCGGCTGTGATCAAACGGCCGCGCCAGCACCTCAAGCAAGTGGTGCATGGGAGTCAGATCATCGCGCTCTGAGGCCGCTGCCAGCGCCTCCTCTACCTTGTGATTGCGCGGGATGACAACCGGATTGTGCGCTTGCATGCACTGCTGCACCTCGTCTGCAGACTGGGGCTGTCGGCCCAAT
This genomic window contains:
- a CDS encoding alpha/beta hydrolase, giving the protein MKHLLSLAFLFTCHCAALAQKSGPVISPEIAEDGSSVTFRLRAPKAQNVAVRGQWDRKTVAMTKGEDGVWTLAVPSVPAGVWEYSLVMDELSMIDPANTAQKPQRSPTSSILHIPASPPAPWDFQEVPHGTVHQHIYLSKALKKQRGAWVYTPPGYESGAPKEYPLFVLQHGSGDRHETWVQHGKAHWILDNLIAAGKAQPMIILMIDGHPLGQVPRDMADRRALSLAAFKDELFTDAIPLVESHYRVSKDRTQRALAGLSMGGWQALSIGMTNLDRFAWIGSFSGAVDENEIKPALNDASGTNAKLKLLWIACGEKDFLLERNHQLIDKLKSSGINHEWHETAGDHSWPVWRQYLTDFTPKLFR
- a CDS encoding spore coat protein translates to MKTKLLLLVAAVVAATSLSSCYVPGYYGYSNNYYRPWGYYGGYGIYNNYYGRPGYAYGGYRGPYFGRPAYGGYRPGFGGYHGGFAHTGGFHGGYHGGGFHGWHH